GCCGTGGCGAATTACCGCGAAGAGAATAAAACCAAACCCGAACTTCTAAAAGCCCTGGATGTGGCTGGCAGTGCCTTGCCGCCTTCAATTCAAATTAAGGCCAAAAATACTCAAAGATTAGATGATATTGCGGCCATCGTCGATCAATCCAAATTCAAAGCCCTACAAGACCCAAGTGCACCGCCGAGTTATTCCGGATCCAGAAAGACTACCATTGATCGAATCGTCCACTTTAGTAATTTCTTCCAAAGAACCAGTTTGCTGGCTAGTATTGGCTTCGTTGTGATTTCGATTTTGATCATATTTAATACCATTCGCATGGCCATTTTTACTAGGCGAGAGGAGATCGAAATTATGAAGTTGGTGGGAGCTACCAGCTGGTTTATTCGCGGTCCATTTTTGATCGAAGCCAGCCTCTATGGGCTGATTGCAGCCGCTTTGGCCCTGCTGTTTTGCTATGGTCTGCTCTTGGGCGGGG
Above is a window of Candidatus Saccharimonadales bacterium DNA encoding:
- a CDS encoding permease-like cell division protein FtsX, producing MITFWRISQDGFRNFLRNAWLSVAATAVMTVTLVLMTFSYISNSALSSTIKSVTDKIDVSVYLLSTTTQDQVNDFEHALLASPNVASVNYVTQAQAVANYREENKTKPELLKALDVAGSALPPSIQIKAKNTQRLDDIAAIVDQSKFKALQDPSAPPSYSGSRKTTIDRIVHFSNFFQRTSLLASIGFVVISILIIFNTIRMAIFTRREEIEIMKLVGATSWFIRGPFLIEASLYGLIAAALALLFCYGLLLGGASKLGSYIDISHTVAVFRHYPAVVVLAEIVAGILIGATSSLLAMARYLKL